Genomic segment of Rhinoderma darwinii isolate aRhiDar2 chromosome 12, aRhiDar2.hap1, whole genome shotgun sequence:
ctgcaattttgttaatttttgccCACTTTGCTCTGAAACATTATATTGTATGACTtgaatctttatttatttatttttttgcccccTCCTAGTTGGAACTCAGTGACAACAGTATCTCTGGAGGACTTGAAGTATTAGCAGAGAGGTGTCCTAATCTCACTTACCTGAATCTGAGTGGTAACAAGATTAAGGATTTGAGCACGGTGGAAGCCCTTGTAAGTATACAGTATATCTTGGGTTTCTATTGATGTGCTGTTTAGCTGCTGCTTGTCTGAACTAACGCTAATTTTGTTtggcacttgtttgctcctttcactagtagcgatgatcagtaatgtatggggatgagcgatcattagtacgatcacttgtccccatacatttctatcaggtcagcagcacatcattgttgccctgtttacaaggGGCAATGAGCGATCATATAAACGCTTGTTTGCCTGATCGTTGGCCCTTGTAAAAGGGCGTTTTTGTTTCCCCCGATGCCATGTTTTAGGTCCTTTTTTACACGATGCGACGAATGAGCGCGCTTTGAGCGTTCGAACCCGATTATTGCTCGGTAAAACGTGCCCAGCAATTTCAACTTTTATGTGGGCATAAATATAATCCGTTGTAGGCAGCGCTTCTCCGCGTGTGAATAATGTCCTGCTGACAATAATGAAACGGTACGGGCTCGAACGTTTGATCTGTCCGTCGCATACAGTACCaatgattgctccatgtaaacGAGCACTAATCGCGTCGCTATATCCGCACTAGTTACCAACAGAATTCCTTATTCATAGAGAATGAACATGTATAAATGCAAACAACATTTTCTagctattcctcccaactccATCATTAATTTGTATTATCCAGTCCGGGGGCTAGGATCGCACATTagatgaaccttttttttttttttaattttatatattttctttcttgcctttttttatttacattgagTTTATGATAAACTGTCCTTTGCAGACAAACTTAAAAAATCTGAAGAGTTTGGACCTCTTCAACTGCGAGATCACCAACCTAGAAGATTACAGAGACAACATATTCCGGAAACTTCCGCAGATCACGTACTTGGATGGATTTGATCAGGAAGATAACGAAGCACCGGACTCCGAAGAGGATGACGACGATGATGATGAAGGTTCGTTGTCTTCCATACCATAGCGTGAGAAATCCTGTATCTGACTAACCTCTAGTCTTGTTAGTCAGCCACAAGCTTTCAAGCCTTCTCTAATAAACGTACAGCTGCCAGAACGTTCAACGTCCGCGCATTCGCTTAGACTTTCGACTTTATTTTGCAGAGTGTGAGGAGTACGAGTTTcctgaggatgaggatgatgaagcCGGTCCTCCTGCAGATTgtgaagaggaagatgaggaggaAGGAGAGTCTGATTTAggagaggaagaggaagaagtgGGACTCTCGTACCTAATGAAAGAAGAAATACATGTAAGTTATGTCTCTTACAATTAGTAATACATTTCACTCTTTGATGTACATGTTTATGGAGTATCTCCGA
This window contains:
- the ANP32E gene encoding acidic leucine-rich nuclear phosphoprotein 32 family member E isoform X1, translated to MEMKKRITLELRNRAEAMVRELVLDNCRSSDGEIEGLSDSYKELEFLSMANVELSSLAKLPQLTKLKKLELSDNSISGGLEVLAERCPNLTYLNLSGNKIKDLSTVEALTNLKNLKSLDLFNCEITNLEDYRDNIFRKLPQITYLDGFDQEDNEAPDSEEDDDDDDEECEEYEFPEDEDDEAGPPADCEEEDEEEGESDLGEEEEEVGLSYLMKEEIHDEEDDDDYVEDGGEGEEEEEDDEEEEETVEQGEKRKRDPEDDGDEDED
- the ANP32E gene encoding acidic leucine-rich nuclear phosphoprotein 32 family member E isoform X2, which translates into the protein MANVELSSLAKLPQLTKLKKLELSDNSISGGLEVLAERCPNLTYLNLSGNKIKDLSTVEALTNLKNLKSLDLFNCEITNLEDYRDNIFRKLPQITYLDGFDQEDNEAPDSEEDDDDDDEECEEYEFPEDEDDEAGPPADCEEEDEEEGESDLGEEEEEVGLSYLMKEEIHDEEDDDDYVEDGGEGEEEEEDDEEEEETVEQGEKRKRDPEDDGDEDED